The Streptomyces liliiviolaceus sequence CAGCATCACCGCGTACGCCGAGAACTCCTGCCCGAGCGTCATCGGCACGGCGTCCTGGAGCTGCGTACGCCCCATCTTCAGCACATCGCGGAACTCGACGGCCTTGCCCGCGAAGGCGTCCTGGAGGACGGACATCGCGTCCAGGAGCCCCCGCACCGCGAACACCGTGGCGACCTTGACCGCCGTCGGATACACGTCGTTGGTCGACTGGCCGAGGTTGACGTGCTCGTTCGGGTGCAGGTACGCGTACTCGCCCTTGGCACGGCCGAGCAGTTCGAGCGCGCGGTTGGCGACGACCTCGTTGGCGTTCATGTTCGTCGAGGTGCCGGCCCCGCCCTGGATGACGTCGACGACGAACTGGTCGTGCAGCTTCCCCTGCCGGATCTCCCGGCAGGCCCCGACGATCGCCGCCGCCTTCACGGGCTCCAGCAGGCCCAGTTCCTCGTTGGCGAGGGCGGCGGCCTCCTTGACCGCGGCGAGCGCCTCGATCAGGTGCGGGTACGCGGAGATCGGCGTGCCGGTGATGGGGAAGTTCTCCCTGGCACGCAGGGAGTGAACCCCCCAGTACGCCTCGGCGGGTACGTCACGGTCGCCGAGCAGGTCGTGCTCACTGCGGACGTTCATGTCGGTGCGTGTCTTCTTTCCAGGAGTCGAGGGCAGAGAGGGCGAGCGGGTCAGACGGGCCGGGCCGACAGCGCCGCCGCCGGCGGCTCCGTCAGCGGGTCGAGCGCGCGGGTCGGCCGGATGTGGCCCACCACCGCGCCGCCCCCGAGGAGCGGCGCCCCGGCGAACTCGGTGAGCGCGGCCGGGTCGACGCCGGCACGGGCGAGGGCCGCCGCGGTGACGGGTACGCGTGCGCGGTCGGCGCCGTCGGCGATCTTCACGGCGACGGTCCGGCCGTCCGGCAGCGCCGCGACCTGCACACCCTCGAAACCGTCCTTGGCGAGCAGCCCGGGCACGGCACGCATCAGCGCGGCGACGTCGCGGCCGGAGCCGGACGCCATCTCGGCGTGCTCGCGCATCGCGTCCGCCACCCGCGCCTCGGGCGTGCCGGGCGGGGCCGTCGTGATCCGGGCGGCGGCGCGGGCGAGGCCGTGCAGCGAGACGGCGAACAGCGGGGCGCCGCAGCCGTCGACGGTGACCTGGGCGACGGACTGCCCGGTGAGGTCCTCGACGATCTCCTCGATGGCCTGCTGGAGGGGGTGGGCCGGGTCGAGGTAGTCGTCGAGCGACCAGCCGTTGAGGCGTGCCGTGTAGAGCATGGCGGCGTGCTTGCCCGAGCAGTTCTGGGCGAGCCGGGACGGGAGCCGCTCCGCGCGGATCCAGTTCTCCCGGACGACCGGGTCGAAGGGCAGGTCGGGGACGTTGCGCAGGTCGTCCTCGGTGAGTCCGGCGAGTTCCAGGATGCGCCGGCTGCCGGCGAGGTGGCGTTCCTCGCCGGAGTGGCTGGCCGCGGCGAGCGAGAGCAGGTCGCCGTCGAGCGGCAGCCCGGCCCGTACCATCGCGACCGCCTGGACGGGCTTGAGCGCCGAGCGCGGGTAGAAGGCCGCCTCGATGTCGCCGATCTGCAGGTCCACGCTCCCGTCGGCGGCCAGCACGACGACCGAGCCGTAGTGGATGCCCTCGATGACACCGCCGCGGACGAGATGGGCGACGGGCGCGTGCAGCGGTTCTCTGACGGAGGGTGCCGCGCCGAGCGAACTCCCGCAGCCGGTGGCGGCGTCGGTGCTCATGCGTCCACCTGGCCGTTGCGCAGGGCGTTGACGCGGGCGCGTACGCCGTACCAGCCCGCCACCAGCGCCGCCACGATCAGCGGGAGGCACAGGACGGTGGTGCGGCCCGCTCCCCCGTCCGCGTACATGAGGACCAGGACGGAGGCGAGGAAGAAGAGGGTGACGAGTTCGGTCCAGGGTGAGCCCGGGAGCCGGTAGCCGGGGCGGTCCACCTCGCCCTCCTGCGCCTTCCGCCAGAACTGCAGATGACAGATCATGATCATGCCCCAGGTGGCGAGGATGCCGAGCGCGGCGAAGTTGAGCACGATCTCGAAGGCGTCGGCGGGGACGACGAAGTTGAGCCCGACGCCGAGCACGCAGATACCGCTGGTCAGCAGGATTCCGCCGTACGGGACCTGGCTGCGGCTCATCACGGAGGTGAACCTGGGCGCGGAGCCGGCCATCGACATGGAGCGCAGGATGCGGCCGGTCGAGTAGAGCCCGGAGTTGAGGCTGGACATGGCGGCGGTCATCACGACCAGGTTCATCACGCCGCCCGCTGCCGGGATGCCGATGTTGGACAGCACGGTCACGAACGGGCTCTCCCCGGCGGTGTACTTGTTCCAGGGCAGCAGCATGGACAGCAGGAGCACCGAGCCGACGTAGAAGAGTCCGACGCGCCACATGATCGAGTTGATGGCCTTCGGGAGGATCTTCTCGGGGTTCTCCGTCTCGCCCGCCGCGACGCCGACCAGTTCGACGGAGGCGTACGCGAAGACGACACCCTGGATGATCAGCAGCATCGGCAGCAGACCGCTCGGGAAGAGGCCGCCGTTGTCGGTGATGAGGGAGGGGCCGGGGGTGGCTCCGTCGACGGGGTGCTGGGTGACCAGGACGAAGATCCCGATGAGCATGAAGGCGACGAGCGCGCCGACCTTGACGATGGCGAACCAGAACTCCAGCTCGCCGAAGATCTTCACCGAGATGAGGTTCACGGTGAGCACGACCGCGAGCGCGATCAGGGCGATCACCCACTGCGGAATGTCGGAGAACATGCCCCAGTAGTGGGTGTAGGTCGCGACCGCGGTGATGTCGGCGACTCCGGTGGTCGCCCAGTTCAGGAAGTACATCCAGCCCGCGGTGTACGCGCCCTTCTCGCCCAGGAACTCCCGGGCGTACGACACGAAGGCGCCGGAGGACGGCCGGTACAGGACGAGTTCGCCGAGGGCGCGGACGACCAGGAAGGCGAAGACCCCGCAGACGGCGTACGCGATGAAGAGGGACGGGCCCGCGTCGGCGAGCCGGCCGCCCGCGCCGAGGAAGAGGCCGGTGCCGATGGCCCCGCCGATGGCGATCATGTTGACGTGCCGGGACTTCAGGGACTTGCTGTACCCCGCGTCACCGGCGTCGACATGACCGCTCGCCCTCCTTTTCGGCTCCGCGGGCTGTGTCTGTTCTTCGTGCTCTTCGAGGGACTGCTCGCTCACGCGTGTGTTCCGCCTTCTGTGGGGGTGCCCGCGGGGTCGGTGCGCTCGGGGCGCACGATCGCGGTGAGGGTCGTCTCGACGCGGTCGAGGTGGTGGGCCATGGCGTCGGTCGCGTCGGCCGCGCTGCCGTCGACGAGGGCCTCGACGATGGCGCGGTGTTCACGGTTGGACTGCTCGCGCCGGCCGCCGAGTTCGTTGAGGAACGCCGACTGCCGGGCCAATGCGTCCCGGATCTCCTCGATCACGCGGCGGAAGACCGGGTTCTGGGCGGCCTGCGCCACGGCGAGATGGAAGAGCGTGTCCATGGCGACCCACGCGGTGGTGTCCCGCTCGCGCTCCATCCGTTCGAGCAGATGGGCCAGGTGGTCGAGGTCCTCGGGGGTCCGGCGCACTGCCGCGTATCCGGCCACCGGGATCTCGACGTGCCGGCGGACCTCCATCAGGTCGCTGGCCGTGTAGTCGCCGAAGGTGGGGTCCTCGACGGGGCCCGTCGACACGACGAACGTGCCCTTGCCGGTCCGTGACACGGTCAGCCCCATGGTCTGCAGGGCGCGCAGGGCCTCCCGCAGCACGGGCCTGCTGACCTCCAGCCGTCGGCACAGCTCCGCCTCGGAGGGCAGCTTGTCCCCCACGGCGTACTCGCCGCCCTCGATGGCACCACGAAGGTGCGCGAGTACGGCTTCCATGGCGCTGATGCGCCGCGGCACGGAGCCACCAGCTGTCTGGCTGTCTGACAGGTTCACGGGGGTGATCCTGCGGTGCGCGTGAGGTGACTGTCAAGGTCGGCCGCCCGGCGGCCCGCCGCGGCCCGTTCGACCCCGCCCGGCGACTACGCCCAGATCGCCTGGGCCACCGTGACCCCCACGAAAGCCGCCCCGAGCCCCGCGGTCACGCTCGCGATCGCGTTGAGAGCGGCTTGGGCGCGGGCGCCGCTCTCGGCCAGCCGCAGCGTTTCGTACGAGAACGTCGAGTACGTGGTGAGCGCCCCGCACAGGCCCGTACCGAGCAGCAGTTGCAGGTGGGAGGAGGCCGCTCCGGCCGTGGCCGCGCCGGTCAGGGTGCCCAGGACCAGGCAGCCGACGACGTTCACGGTGAAGGTGCCCCAGGGGAAGCCCGAGTCGTGCCGGGACTGCACCGCGCGGTCGGTGAGGTAGCGCAGGGGCGCGCCGACCGTGCCGCCGAGGATCACCAGTACCCAGTTCACGACGCCTCCCGCCCCGTACCCCACCGGGCCGACACCCGGCGCGTCAGTGCCACGGCCGCCCACACGGCCGCGAGGGCGGCGAGGAGGGTGGCCGCGAGGTAGGCGAGGGCGGTCCGGGGGTGGCCCTCGTCGATCAGTCGCTGGATGTCCACGGCGTAGGTCGAGAAGGTCGTGAAGCCGCCCAGCACGCCGGTGCCGAAGAAGGGGCGTACCAGCGGGTGGGGCGCCCACACCTCGGTGATCAGGACCATGAAGACGCCGATCACGAAGCAGCCGGCGACATTGACCCAGAACGTGGTCCACGGGAAGCCGCCCGCCCGCGCGGGCCAGAGCAGCGCGGCCCCGTAGCGCGCCGACGCACCGGCCGCACCGCCGACCGCGACCACCGCCACGGCCGGCCCCTGGCCCCGCCACACCGGTGCGCGCCGGGCGGGCGCGGTGGTTTCCGCGGGTTCGTCCACCGTCTCCGGATGGGGGCTGGTCATGGGCGGTGTCTCCTGATCTCGGGCAAGGAGATCAGGCTAACCGCCGGGGCCGGTCAGGAGGCGGCCGACGCCTGCTCGGTGATGGCGTCGAAGCGGGCCGCCATGGCCGCCTGGAGCGCCTGGGCCGCCGACAGGGGGCGGACCATGACGGTGAGGTCGTCGATCCGGCCGTCCTCGCCGAAGTGCAGGATGTCGCAGCCCTGGAGGGTGCGGTCCCCCACTCGCGCCTCGAAGACGAGGACGAGGTCGCGGCCGGCCGGGTCCGCGATCTCGCGGACGTAGTGGAAGTCCTCGAACACCTCGATGACGGCGCCGAGGATCGCGGAGGTGATCGCCTTCCCGGCGTACGGCTTGAAGACCACCGGGCTGGTGAACACGACGTCCTCGGAGAGCAGGTCGACGACGGCAGCGTGGTCGCCGTCCTCGACCGCCTTGCGGAAGGGGTGCGTCATCATCCACCTCTCACTCTCTCTTGCTCACTGATACTCAACATGTTGAATAGGTGTGTCGGACAGTACTCTTCGGGCGCGCCGGTCCGCAACGGGTCGACAGGGACACGCGACGGGTGGACTGGGAACGCGACGGGTCCATGGGGGTACGCGGGCGGTCCGGCGAGGTAGGAAGGAACCACCGAACCGGAGGTGCTGTCGTGTACTACCCGCTGACCGTCCGTGACTTCCTCGACCGCGCGGCCCATGTCTACCCGGACCGCGTCGCCGTCGTCGACGAACCGGAACAGCCGGGGCCCGGCCTCGGCGAGCTCACCTATCGGGAGCTGGCGAGGCTCGCCCGGGCGCAGGCGGCGAAACTGGACCGGTTGGACGTCCCGGTGGGCGGCCGGGTCGCGGTGATCTCACAGAACTCGGCGCGCCTGCTGACCTCGTTCTTCGGCGTCTCCGGCTGGGGGCGGGTCCTCGTACCGGTGAACTTCCGGCTCACCCGGTCGGAGATCGACTACATCGTCCGGCACTCCGGCGCCTCGGTCGTTTACGCGGACCCCTCCTGCGCGGAGGTGCTCGACTCCCTCGACGTCAAGCACAAGTTCGTCCTGGGCGACGATGACGATCTCTTCCTCGCCGACACCGAACCGCGGGCGTGGGCGGAGCCGGACGAGGGCGCGACGGCCAGCGTCAACTACACGTCCGGAACGACCGCCCGCCCCAAGGGAGTTCAGCTCACCCACCGCAATCTGTGGCTGAACGCGACCGTGTTCGGGCTGCACACCACCATCAGCGACCGTGACGTCTATCTGCACACGCTCCCGATGTTCCACGCCAACGGCTGGGGCATGCCGTACGGCGTCACGGGCGTCGGCGGCCGGCACATCGTGCTCCGGCAGATCGACGGGGCCGAGATCCTGCGCCGCGTCGAGCGGCACGGCGTCACCCTGATGTGCGCGGCGCCCGCCGTCCTGAACGCGGTGCTCGACGCCGCCGCCGACTGGGAGGGCGAGATCCCGGGCCGCGACCGGGTCCGTATCGTCTGCGCGGGCGCGCCGCCGCCGACGCGCACCATCGAGCGCGTGGAGGTCGAGCTGGGCTGGGAGTTCATCCAGATCTACGGGCTCACCGAGACCTCGCCGCTCGTCACGGTCAACCGCGGTCGCGCGGAGTGGGACGACCTCGACCCCACCGAACGGGCCCGCAGGCTGGGGCGGGCGGGCGCGCCCGCTCTCGGCGTACGCGTCGACGTCGACGTGGACGGAGAGGTGCTGACCGCGTCCAACCACAACCTCGACGGCTACTGGGAGCAGCCCGAGGAGACGGCGAAGGCCCAGGAGGGCGGCTGGTTCCACACCGGGGACGGCGGCTACCTCGACGACGAGGGGTACCTGGTCATCTCCGACCGCAAGAAGGACGTCATCATCTCCGGCGGCGAGAACGTCTCGTCGATCGAGGTGGAGGACGTCATCACCTCGCATCCCGCGGTGCGCGAGGTGGCGGTGATCGGCATCCCGGACGCGAAGTGGGGCGAGCTGGTGACCGCGCTCGTGGTGACCGACGGATCCGGTGTCACCGCCGAGGAGTTGATCGCCCACTGCCGGACGCGGCTCGCCGGTTTCAAGACGCCCAAGCGGGTCGACTTCGTGGAGTCGCTGCCGCGCACGGCGACGGGGAAGCTGCAGAAGTTCAAGCTGCGGGAGCCGTTCTGGCGGGACTGACGGGGCCCTCCGGGAGGGAGAGCGGGCGGGGCCGAGGGGGGTGGGGCGGAAACGGACACCTGTCTCCACCCCACCCCCGTTGCTCTCGCGCCAGGTCACGCTAGGGCGGTCACCGGTGGCTGAACCACGCCATCGCCGGCAGCGCCTTGTCGTCGTAGCCGAACAGGGCCTGGTTCTCCCAGCCGTTGCCGGACGAGGGGTCCGTCGGGTCCCAGCCGTTGCCGGTCACCGCGGTCCAGGTGGACTCCCAGTAGAAGATGCCGAGGCCGCGGCCGTTCGGAACGGCCTCCACGATGCTCGCGACGTCCTTCATCCACTGGGTCTGGCCCGCCGTCGAGGCGGCGTAGCCGGGGACGAGTTCACTCGCGAGGTCGATGATGTTCTCGGTCGCGTCCTCGCTGTCCAGGCGGAAGGGGTAGGCCGTCTCGGCGAGGTAGACCGGCTTGCCGTAGCGGGACGCCGCGTCGTCCAGGGTCGTCTGGAAGTCGGCGAGCGTGCCGTGCCAGTAGCCGTAGTAGGACAGGCCGATGACGTCGAACTTCACACCGTTGGAGACGGCGCTGTCGAACCACCAGCGGGTGCCGGCCAGATCGCCGCCCTTGGCGAGGTGGATCGCCACGGTCGTACCGGAGTTGACCGCCTTCACCGCGTCGTAGCCCGAGTTGAGCAGTCCGGCGAGCTGCGACCAGTTCGAGGTGGAACCCTCGTTCCAGAGCATGCCGCCATTGATCTCGTTGCCGACCTGCACCATGTCGGCGGTGGTGCCCTGGGCCTTCAGGGCGTTCAGCACGTCGTACGTGTGGTTGTAGACGTCCGTCCTCAGCTGGCTGTAGGAGTGGCCGGACCAGGCGGCGGGCTTGGCCTGGGCGCCCGGGTCGGCCCAGGTGTCCGAGTAGTGGAAATCGACCAGGAGCTTCATACCCTGCGCCTTGACGCGCTTGGCGACGGCGAGGACGTGCGCCTTGTCGTTGTAGCCGTCGGCGGGGTTCACCCATACCTTGAGCCGGGCGTAGTTCTGCCCGGCCGACCTGAGAATGGCGAGGGCGTCGCCGGTGGTGCCGGAACTGTTCTTGTAGACGCCGCCCTTGGCCTCGCTCTTGGCGAGTGACGACACGTCAGAACCCTTGATGGACAGGGCGGATGAGCCGGACGTGAAGGTCAGGTCGTCCACGTTGATCCAGTTGCCCGCCTTGGCGTCGGAGTTGACGCTGATCGTGCACTGGTTGTTCGTCACCGCTATGGAGGTGACGATCCGGAGCCAGCCGCTGGACGACACCGGGATGTCCGTGCGCTGCTCCGCGCTGCCGCAGTTCTTCAGCGCGAGATACGCGGAGTTCTGGCCGCCGCCCGAGCGCACCCAGGCGGTGAGCTTGTAGGTGCCGTTGGTGAGGCCGGAGAGGTACTGGTACGTCTCCACCTTGTACGCGGAGGCCGCATAGTGCGTGAGCCGGTAGCTGCCGGTGTGGCCGCCCGCCTCGGTGAAGGAGGCCGCGGTCTGGCCTGCGGCCGAGTAGGCCGTCCAGCCGGTGGGGGTGGGGGTGGCGGTGCCGGTGCCGTTCGCTTCGAAGCCGGGGTTGGTGAGGGTGGTTGCCGCGGAGGCGCTCTGCGCGGGTAGCAGGGTCAGGGCGAGGCCGGCTGCGAGGGGCAGGAGCAGGGCCTTGAGTGTGCGTCTGGGATGGAACATCGTCGTCGTTGTCCCTTCGACGTGATGTGGATGTGATCCCCGCGTTGTGGTGACGGGGGGTTTGCTCGCCCCCGCCGCCCCTACCCTTCCCGTCACTGCATGGGGGCTGCGCCCCCTCGCCCCCCTTGATCGCGCTGCGCGCTCGTCCTCAAACGCCGGACGGGCTGATCTCAGCCCCTCCGGCGTTTGAGGAGCGGGGGTTCGGGGGCTGGCCCCCGAGTCGTGGACGGGAACGGGTAAGGGCGGCGGGGGCGAAATCAGCAGGTCGGATCAGTCGTCGAGTCGCACGACCCGGACGGCCCCCGCGGGCACCGCGAGCCGCCCCCCGGCCCGCTCCCCGGTCAGCAACTCCGTACCGTGCGCATCCACCGGCACCTTGACCTCCACACCCGTGTGGTTGACCACGAAGAGGAACGCCCCCGACTCCCCCACCCGCCGCACGACTTCGACGTCACGCGGCAGATCACCGCGCGGAGCGATCCGCGCATCATCCGCGGCCCACCCGATCAGCGCGTCCAGCCCGGCGGCGCCGAGCCGCGTGGACACGTACCACGCGGACCCCGCCCCGAGCCGGTGCCGGGTGACCGCGGGATGCCCGGCGGCGAGCCCGTCCGCGTACGTCCACACGGTCTCGGCACCGCGCGGCACGACGAACTCGCTCCACACGTCGCCGGCGAGTTCGGAGCCGTCGGGGCCGGTGAGCCGCACCCGGTCGCCCGCGAGGAGGGGCGAGAACTCCTCGACGGTCAGGCCGAGCACGTCCCGCAGCGGTCCGGGGTACGCGCCGTCGTGCACGGCGTCGTGCTCGTCGACGATGCCGGAGAAGTACGAGACGACGAGCGTGCCGCCGTTCTCGACGTACTCCTTCAGGTTGAGCCCGGCGGCCTCGGTCATCAGGTAGAGCGCCGGGACCACGACCAGCGGATAGGCCGACAGGTCGGCCTCCGGGTGGGCGAAGTCGACGGTGAGGTGCCGGTCGTAGAGGGCTTCGTAGAAGGAGTCGGCGCGCTCGCGCGGGTCGTGGTCCTCGCTCGGCCGCCAGGCGAGGTTCTGCGCCCACCAGGAGTGCCAGTCCCACAGGACGGCCGCGTCGGCCACCGTGCGAGTGCCGCGCACGGTGCTCAACGAGTCGACGGCCGCGCCGAGTTCGACGACCTCGCGCCACACGCGCGAGTCGGTGCCCGCGTGCGGCAGCATCGACGAGTGGAACTTCTCCGCGCCGCGCCGTGACTGCCGCCACTGGAAGAACATCGCGCCTTCGGAGCCCCGGGCCACATGGGCGAGCGAGTTGCGGGCCATCTGGCCGGGCGCCTTCGCGGGGTTGCGGGTCTGCCAGTTGACGCCCGAGGTGGAGTGTTCGAGCAGCAGCCAGGGGGCGCCGCCCGCCACGGAACGGGTCAGGTCGGCGGCCATCGCGAGGTTCACGTGCGTACGGCGGCCGTCGGTGATCAGGTAGTGGTCGTTGCTGACGAGGTCGACCTCGCGGCCCCAGGCCCAGTAGTCGACGGAGTCGCACTGGCTGAGGGCGGTCATGAAGTTCGTGGTGACCGGGATGCCGGGCGCCAGGCGGTGCAGGATGTCCCGCTCGGCCACGAAGTTCTCGCGCATGGTGGCGTCGGCGAACCGCTTGTAGTCGAGCGCCTGGCCCGGGTTGCCGACGGTCGGGGTCAGCCGGGGCGGGTTGATCTGGTCGAGGTCCGCGTACCGCTGGCCCCAGAATGCCGTGCCCCAGGCCTCGTTGACCGCGTCGATCGCGTTCACGGTGCCGCCGGAGCCGTACGCCTCGGTGAGCCAGCGGCGGAAGTGTGCCGCGCAGTTCTCGCAGTAGCAGGCCGAGACCGGGACCCCGTACTCGTTGTGGACGTGCCACAGGGCGAGTGCGGGATGTGCGGCGTACCGCTCCGCGAGACGCTCGGTGATGTTCGCGGCGGCGGCGCGGTAGTGCGGGTTGCTGTGGCAGATGGCGCCGCGCGAGCCGAACTCGTAACGGGTCCCGTCGGCGGCCACCGGCAGCGCCTCGGGGTGCTCCCGGTAGAACCAGGCGGGCGGCGCGACGGTCGGCGTACCGAGGTCGACGCGTATCCCGTTCTCGTGCAGCAGGTCCAGCACCCGGTCGAGCCAGCCGAAGTCGTAGGTGCCCGGCGAGGGTTCGAGCAGCGCCCAGGAGAAGATCCCGACGCTGACCATCGTGACGCCGGCCTCGCGCATCAGCCGGACGTCCTCGGGCCACACGGACTCCGGCCACTGCTCGGGGTTGTAGTCCCCACCGAAGGCGAGCCGGTCAAGGCCCTTGGGGGTGGTCTCCGGCATGGAATGTCTCCCGGTCAATCGATCA is a genomic window containing:
- a CDS encoding asparaginase; this translates as MSTDAATGCGSSLGAAPSVREPLHAPVAHLVRGGVIEGIHYGSVVVLAADGSVDLQIGDIEAAFYPRSALKPVQAVAMVRAGLPLDGDLLSLAAASHSGEERHLAGSRRILELAGLTEDDLRNVPDLPFDPVVRENWIRAERLPSRLAQNCSGKHAAMLYTARLNGWSLDDYLDPAHPLQQAIEEIVEDLTGQSVAQVTVDGCGAPLFAVSLHGLARAAARITTAPPGTPEARVADAMREHAEMASGSGRDVAALMRAVPGLLAKDGFEGVQVAALPDGRTVAVKIADGADRARVPVTAAALARAGVDPAALTEFAGAPLLGGGAVVGHIRPTRALDPLTEPPAAALSARPV
- a CDS encoding amino acid permease, with translation MSEQSLEEHEEQTQPAEPKRRASGHVDAGDAGYSKSLKSRHVNMIAIGGAIGTGLFLGAGGRLADAGPSLFIAYAVCGVFAFLVVRALGELVLYRPSSGAFVSYAREFLGEKGAYTAGWMYFLNWATTGVADITAVATYTHYWGMFSDIPQWVIALIALAVVLTVNLISVKIFGELEFWFAIVKVGALVAFMLIGIFVLVTQHPVDGATPGPSLITDNGGLFPSGLLPMLLIIQGVVFAYASVELVGVAAGETENPEKILPKAINSIMWRVGLFYVGSVLLLSMLLPWNKYTAGESPFVTVLSNIGIPAAGGVMNLVVMTAAMSSLNSGLYSTGRILRSMSMAGSAPRFTSVMSRSQVPYGGILLTSGICVLGVGLNFVVPADAFEIVLNFAALGILATWGMIMICHLQFWRKAQEGEVDRPGYRLPGSPWTELVTLFFLASVLVLMYADGGAGRTTVLCLPLIVAALVAGWYGVRARVNALRNGQVDA
- a CDS encoding FadR/GntR family transcriptional regulator, producing MEAVLAHLRGAIEGGEYAVGDKLPSEAELCRRLEVSRPVLREALRALQTMGLTVSRTGKGTFVVSTGPVEDPTFGDYTASDLMEVRRHVEIPVAGYAAVRRTPEDLDHLAHLLERMERERDTTAWVAMDTLFHLAVAQAAQNPVFRRVIEEIRDALARQSAFLNELGGRREQSNREHRAIVEALVDGSAADATDAMAHHLDRVETTLTAIVRPERTDPAGTPTEGGTHA
- the crcB gene encoding fluoride efflux transporter CrcB, whose amino-acid sequence is MNWVLVILGGTVGAPLRYLTDRAVQSRHDSGFPWGTFTVNVVGCLVLGTLTGAATAGAASSHLQLLLGTGLCGALTTYSTFSYETLRLAESGARAQAALNAIASVTAGLGAAFVGVTVAQAIWA
- the crcB gene encoding fluoride efflux transporter CrcB, with translation MTSPHPETVDEPAETTAPARRAPVWRGQGPAVAVVAVGGAAGASARYGAALLWPARAGGFPWTTFWVNVAGCFVIGVFMVLITEVWAPHPLVRPFFGTGVLGGFTTFSTYAVDIQRLIDEGHPRTALAYLAATLLAALAAVWAAVALTRRVSARWGTGREAS
- a CDS encoding nuclear transport factor 2 family protein, producing MMTHPFRKAVEDGDHAAVVDLLSEDVVFTSPVVFKPYAGKAITSAILGAVIEVFEDFHYVREIADPAGRDLVLVFEARVGDRTLQGCDILHFGEDGRIDDLTVMVRPLSAAQALQAAMAARFDAITEQASAAS
- a CDS encoding AMP-binding protein, yielding MYYPLTVRDFLDRAAHVYPDRVAVVDEPEQPGPGLGELTYRELARLARAQAAKLDRLDVPVGGRVAVISQNSARLLTSFFGVSGWGRVLVPVNFRLTRSEIDYIVRHSGASVVYADPSCAEVLDSLDVKHKFVLGDDDDLFLADTEPRAWAEPDEGATASVNYTSGTTARPKGVQLTHRNLWLNATVFGLHTTISDRDVYLHTLPMFHANGWGMPYGVTGVGGRHIVLRQIDGAEILRRVERHGVTLMCAAPAVLNAVLDAAADWEGEIPGRDRVRIVCAGAPPPTRTIERVEVELGWEFIQIYGLTETSPLVTVNRGRAEWDDLDPTERARRLGRAGAPALGVRVDVDVDGEVLTASNHNLDGYWEQPEETAKAQEGGWFHTGDGGYLDDEGYLVISDRKKDVIISGGENVSSIEVEDVITSHPAVREVAVIGIPDAKWGELVTALVVTDGSGVTAEELIAHCRTRLAGFKTPKRVDFVESLPRTATGKLQKFKLREPFWRD
- a CDS encoding glycoside hydrolase family 53 protein, producing MFHPRRTLKALLLPLAAGLALTLLPAQSASAATTLTNPGFEANGTGTATPTPTGWTAYSAAGQTAASFTEAGGHTGSYRLTHYAASAYKVETYQYLSGLTNGTYKLTAWVRSGGGQNSAYLALKNCGSAEQRTDIPVSSSGWLRIVTSIAVTNNQCTISVNSDAKAGNWINVDDLTFTSGSSALSIKGSDVSSLAKSEAKGGVYKNSSGTTGDALAILRSAGQNYARLKVWVNPADGYNDKAHVLAVAKRVKAQGMKLLVDFHYSDTWADPGAQAKPAAWSGHSYSQLRTDVYNHTYDVLNALKAQGTTADMVQVGNEINGGMLWNEGSTSNWSQLAGLLNSGYDAVKAVNSGTTVAIHLAKGGDLAGTRWWFDSAVSNGVKFDVIGLSYYGYWHGTLADFQTTLDDAASRYGKPVYLAETAYPFRLDSEDATENIIDLASELVPGYAASTAGQTQWMKDVASIVEAVPNGRGLGIFYWESTWTAVTGNGWDPTDPSSGNGWENQALFGYDDKALPAMAWFSHR
- a CDS encoding beta-galactosidase, whose translation is MPETTPKGLDRLAFGGDYNPEQWPESVWPEDVRLMREAGVTMVSVGIFSWALLEPSPGTYDFGWLDRVLDLLHENGIRVDLGTPTVAPPAWFYREHPEALPVAADGTRYEFGSRGAICHSNPHYRAAAANITERLAERYAAHPALALWHVHNEYGVPVSACYCENCAAHFRRWLTEAYGSGGTVNAIDAVNEAWGTAFWGQRYADLDQINPPRLTPTVGNPGQALDYKRFADATMRENFVAERDILHRLAPGIPVTTNFMTALSQCDSVDYWAWGREVDLVSNDHYLITDGRRTHVNLAMAADLTRSVAGGAPWLLLEHSTSGVNWQTRNPAKAPGQMARNSLAHVARGSEGAMFFQWRQSRRGAEKFHSSMLPHAGTDSRVWREVVELGAAVDSLSTVRGTRTVADAAVLWDWHSWWAQNLAWRPSEDHDPRERADSFYEALYDRHLTVDFAHPEADLSAYPLVVVPALYLMTEAAGLNLKEYVENGGTLVVSYFSGIVDEHDAVHDGAYPGPLRDVLGLTVEEFSPLLAGDRVRLTGPDGSELAGDVWSEFVVPRGAETVWTYADGLAAGHPAVTRHRLGAGSAWYVSTRLGAAGLDALIGWAADDARIAPRGDLPRDVEVVRRVGESGAFLFVVNHTGVEVKVPVDAHGTELLTGERAGGRLAVPAGAVRVVRLDD